The DNA segment TGCAATTAAAGATGCAAATGTTTATACACTTATAATCTGTTTTTTGCTCTTTAACCCCTTTGAGTGGGGCCTTTTAAACACATCGGGCATGGTACGTGGGTTTGCTTTGACTTTGGCTTTGGGAGTCTTAGTGGGGTTGTTTACAGGGGTAGTAGTTACTAGGGCTTTGGTCCGGGCTTTCTATTAGTTGATTTTAGGAGATAAGATTGTGATTGATTTTTTACGATATAAAAAAATTTATTTTCTAATTTCTGGAATCTTTTTGTTTCTTAGTATTGGTTCTTTAGGATTTTGGGGTTTAAGGCCTAGCATTGACTTCACAGGGGGAAGCATTTTGGAGCTCTCGCTCCAAGAAAATACCGAATTGCAAATTACAAATTTAAAAACAGAGTTAGGGGATTTGGAGAATAAGCTAATTTCTGTGCAAGAAGCAGGAGATAATAATGCCTTGATGAGACTAAAACCTATTACTGAAGATGAGAAAAATAAGCTAGTTAAGGTATTGGGGGATAAGATTGGGGAGGTAAGTGTTGTGCGGTTTGAAACAGTTGGGCCTACTTTAGGACGAGAACTTTTAACCAAGACATTGATCGCAGTTGTTTTGGCAATTGGATTTATTATGGCTTATGCTGCTTGGCAGTTTAAGGATTTAATGTATGGAATTTGTGCTGCACTGGCAATGCTTCACGATAGCCTTATTCTTGTCGGGTCTTTTGCTATTTTAGGTTACTTCTTGGGTGTGGAGGTGGATACTCTCTTTGTTACCGCTGTTCTTACCACTCTTTCCCTTTCTGTTCACGATACTGTAGTGGTGTTTAACTCTATTCGGCAAGAAGCAAAAAGATTTGGGAGATCAGTTAGTACTCAGCAGTATAACGGAATTGTTAATAGAGCAATAAACGCAACCATTGTCCGCGCTTTAAATGATTCTTTTACAATTATTTTTATGCTTCTTTCTTTGGTTCTTTTGGGGGGAGAAACTATTCGGTGGTTTGCAGTGGCTCTTCTTATTGGGACAATTCTTGGTACTTATTCTTCCACTTTTATTGCTGCACCTCTTCTTACTGTCTGGAAAGACCTCGCGGCTAAACGCAAATAAAAAACGAATTTACGCGGATTGGTTACTTAATTTTCTATATTTTATGTATGGATGTAGAAGAGAATATGTGAGCGTGTAAAAAAATAGTGTTTTTATTGCTTTACGGCTGCCGAGGCTCTGGTTAGTCTGTAACTATCTGGATTCGCTGATGCGAATTCCTTACAGAAACCAAAAGCCTCGGCAGTGCTGGGACTACCCGTTCTCGGTTGGGACGAGGCAATCTTCCCGGACATACCCGAGTTCAACTCCGTGCTCGTTTGACACCAGCACGTAGTACTCGGGGCTAATCAAACCCACCCGTTCCCGCCAGTTTTTGCCCTCTGTAACTGTGAGAGTGGCACCCTCTTTGACTTTTGGTGCCAAGGGCTCAAAACTGAATTCGGGATCTGGGTATGTTTTTGCCAGAGTGCTTTTCTGGCAGATTACCCGTGCTCCCGGTTCCAGCCATTCTGGGGCGGCGTGCCCCCAGGATAGGGCGAGAAGTACAGCTGCCATTGCTGTGGCAGCTACGCAAAACCAGAACTTATTTGGTGCCATCATTTTACCTTTTCTCCTTCTATTGATGCCGTTTCCAAACAATACACGTAATTATACCAATAATATAGGACAAATTCAATTCAAAAGTTCCATGTTTTAGTGTGTGTTAAAATTGCTCTGTGCCTCATTATGTTTGGAAAATAAAAAATAAAGATTTTTTTAACCAAGTAAAAGGTTTGGAACAAGAGGAATTTTTAAGTAGGATTACTCAAGAACTTTTGAAGCAAAGAGGTATTGAGAATGATTTGGCTGGAAAAGAATTTTTAAACCCATCCCGCCCTGCAGATTTACCTCTTTCTAGTTTTGGTTTATCTTCTAAAAATTTGAAAAGAGCAACGAATATTATTCTTTCTGCAATTGAGCAGGATAGGCCTATTATTATTCACGGAGACTTTGATGCTGATGGTGTGTGTGCTACAGCTATTCTTTGGAAAACTATTTACCATTATTTGGGTTATGAGAAATGTTTACCTTTTATTCCTGACCGATTTGAGCAAGGTTACGGGATCTCGGAGGAATCCCTCCGAGAAATTACAAATAACAAATTTCAAATTACAAATGAAGATCAGAAAGGACTTTTAATTACCGTGGATTGTGGGATTACAGCGGAAAAGGAAATAAACATGGCACAAGAAATGGGTTGGCAGGTTCTGATTACTGATCACCACCAAAAAAGTGAAGATGTTCCTAAGGTTCCAACTCTTTGGACAGATAAGATTTGTGGTGCGGGGGTTGCGTGGTTAATTGCAAGGCGACTAGTTGAACTTAGATCGAACCCGCCGCATTCTCCAGCCCCTGCGGCGGAACGCTTGTTAGGTTTGGTAGCGCTGGCTACAGTAGCGGATGTGGAACCGCTTTTGGGGGCGAACCGGTCCTTTGTGAAGTATGGACTGGAAGTGCTGAATGAGAGTCCTTGCATCGGAGTGCAAGAGCTGATGAATGTGGCTGGTGTAGAAAAAGGTAATATAGGTACTTATGAGCTAGGTTGGTTATT comes from the Patescibacteria group bacterium genome and includes:
- the secF gene encoding protein translocase subunit SecF, with protein sequence MILGDKIVIDFLRYKKIYFLISGIFLFLSIGSLGFWGLRPSIDFTGGSILELSLQENTELQITNLKTELGDLENKLISVQEAGDNNALMRLKPITEDEKNKLVKVLGDKIGEVSVVRFETVGPTLGRELLTKTLIAVVLAIGFIMAYAAWQFKDLMYGICAALAMLHDSLILVGSFAILGYFLGVEVDTLFVTAVLTTLSLSVHDTVVVFNSIRQEAKRFGRSVSTQQYNGIVNRAINATIVRALNDSFTIIFMLLSLVLLGGETIRWFAVALLIGTILGTYSSTFIAAPLLTVWKDLAAKRK